The Serinus canaria isolate serCan28SL12 chromosome 2, serCan2020, whole genome shotgun sequence genomic interval AAAACTACCATACCTGTAAAAACCAGAAAGTTAATAGGTGTTACAATGCCTCAATGATTGCTTCCAATTAAACTCCCATTTTGGGTTCACTCCAGTCACCCTAGCTGAGTACAAGGCACATTTAGTGTAAGACATCACGTGAGTGATACTGGCtaattttaatgagaaattagCGACTGCTTAAGTAAAAGTTTGTTAAAGATAACTTACCACCATCCCTCTCTCTAACTCTGTGAGTATGCACACTTTTTGCTTTACTGTGCCCTGTGTTGTCACCGTATTTGTTTTCAGGGCTGTCAGAGCGCCGCAGCATTTTGTTTGGTGGTGAGGGATCTGTGGTGTCTCGCATCTTGTCATGACGGTGATCACCACCACTGGGATGACTCTTGGATGAGTACTTAAGAGCCTGAAACAAATCATAAGAAAACAGGCATCGACATTAGATACAAAATTATGGGatgctttcttctcttccaaaagtacttttaaatgttaattaattttcacttcctattaaaaatcagcattaGTCTTCCTAGTTTTAATTACCTACATTAAATCAACAAGTTCTGTAATTAGAACTTAAACCAATTTCTCCCACTATTACATCCAATGCAACATTTGCTGTTAAGAAGAACCTAGTTTCTCTATCTTTTCACTGATGCACTACACACTTTCAGTAGTAAATGGGCCACAGTTTCTCCACACTTTTGGAAGAACTAGTCTCCACTTGTTATTAGGAAAACAAACTTACAGTTACACTGAATCAGTGTAAACTTTGAATATGTTCTCTATACTCTAGTCAAGACCACTTGGTTTCACCATTACCTTGAatttctgtgatgttttctTCAGTACTAACATCCCTGTAACAcgtgtaattaaaaaaataattctaggGGGCCAAAACATGTAATGTAATAACTCATTCTAAAGTCTCTACCAAAAATTACATGCTCTGCCTCATTCTAACCTGTTGGTTCTGTGAACTTCTGAGTAGCAAGTGTTTACATTTACGCAAACTGTCACTGACAGCTGGCTTGGACTGCCGTACTGCACTCCAGTGATTGAAATACACAGAAATGAGGCAAAACAGTTCAATTCAGGGCCTACAGAGAGCAATATCACAACATACGGCTTTCCAAAGACTCAAACCTCAACAACTGGGTTTCTTCAATACATGCAGCAAAGAAGTGAACGTCCACCGTACAAGAATTGAGGCTATTGTCAGTAAGTCAAGGACTTGATGGTTTCTGAACATGTCCAGCAGCTGGCAACTGCAGAAATTAAGCCTCACTTGCAACCCCAAGTTGCTCAGGGTCTAAACCCGAGCCCTGCTCAGATtacagcccccagcagcagttttggggaGAAGAAAGGGCTTTGGGGAGGGGttgggggagggggcgggggggggaagAGTAAGActccttttgtttttagaagaaaaacattcacCTCTCCTGGATCTCCACTCCACCGTAGGAGACCCCGGCTCCCTCTCCCGCCCCTCGCACCCTCCCCGACTCCCAGGCCCGAGGCCCGCACGGGTCGCACTAGGCCTCTCCTGCTCGCCCCGGCTCCGTAGGCCTCGGCCGAGCACCGCGGACCCGTTCCCTGAGCCagggccgccgccgccacctCTCCACCCGGCGGCCCCGGGCCCAGAGCGCCGCCAGGGGCCGGACCGGGGGAGCCGCGGCACCGCGGCCTGCAGCGGCCGCCGGAGCCTCTGCTGAAGTAGTACCCCCCCcgcctcccctgctcctcctcccagcccggCGGTACCTGGTAGGGCTGCGAGTCCCCCCTGCGGTCGTGACAGCTGAGGAGAAAGCgagagaaagacagagaggCGTTAGCGAGCGCCCGTTACCGGCCCCACGGCCGGGCCGAACATGGcggagggggtgggggggggcggccccggggggcggggggggtgAATTTACCCATCACTGAGTCTCTGCTGTTTCCTCGCATACATTACCATCAATGCCCGGCCTGTGTGTGTGAGGGTGAGGGGACCAGGAGGGCACGGCCGCGGCCGGGCCACAGGCGCCGAGGGGGGAGGCGGGGGCGGCAGCGCTCCGGGGGCAGGGGCGGGGGAAGGGGGCGGCTCGGGCAGCTCGGCTGGAGCGGCGCTCACGGGCCCATCGCCTCGAGAGGGGAGACGCTGGCAGCTCGGCCCCGCGCGCGCTGAGACACACCGGGAGCACCGACTCGGCCACCGCCTccccccgccgcgcccgccgccgccgctccaACTACATCCGGGGAACTCGGGCGACGCCGCGCTCGGTCAACGTCGGCTCTTTCCGGCTCTTTCCGACGCGCTCcgtcccctctgtcccctttGCTCTCGGGCGACTCTGCCTTCGGTAAACATCGGCTGCGTCCGCCGTGCCTGACGCCCCTCAGTCCCTCCCTTCGGCAAACATCGGCTACCTCCGCCAAGCACGACGCCCTTCAGTCCCTCCCTTCGGCAAACATCGGCTCCTTCCGTAACGCTCggccctcctgcccctcccgCCTCGGCCCACTCTTGCGAGCGCTACCTGTCTTCGGAAAACATCGCGTTTTTCCGGAGAGACGTTTCCGCGCGGCCGTCAGGGCGGTGCCGCGTTCGGAAGCGCTCGGGTATTTCCGTGACCCCTCACGGGCCAGCGCGGTCGTTGGCGGGTGCACGGGGCCGGTTAGCGGAGGGCAGCGCGGCCTCGCTAGCGGTGCCGCTCCCTCGGTGGGGAGGAATCGCGATCCTGCCAGGCAGGTGGGGGCAACAGGGGGAATTATTgcggggggggtggggggggggattAGCTAGGAATAGGACGGTCTCCTCTTACCTaccccctcctccccttccgCTTGGGCACTCGATGTGCAGATAGGAGCCATTTTGTGCGCGGCGCGTGTTCCCCGGGGCCGCGCTCTGCGGCGAGGTGGGTGTTAAAATGTCCCTGGGACGGCGGCCGCGCGGGTCGGGCCTCGGCCTCGCTGTGTCCTCGGGGCCTGTGAGTCCCGGCACACGCCGTGGTCCCGGCACACGCCGTGGTCCCGGCACACGCGATCCGCGTCACCCCCGTGTTGGGAAGCTCCGGGCGCTCGCTGTGTCGGGAAGATTCTCTGGTGGTGTCAATGCCTGCGGAGCCCTTAAGCAGGCACTGACGGGACGAGGAGCGATGGCCAcaaactaaaacacaagaagttttcACCTCACAATGAGGAAGGACTTCCTCGTGTGGAGGGTGGAAGAGCACTGGATTAGGCTGCCCGGGAAAGGCGTGGAGTCTCCCTCTGTGGAGACATTCAGGACCCACTTGGATGCTGTCTTGCCAGGGAGTGGGACTGGATGGTCTCCAGAaggcccttccaaccctaaccaTTCTGTGAATAagtgatttttgctttttgctgacCAGGCCCTCGAAGTTTGGGGTACAAAGCATCCTATATTCAGGATTGTATAAAGgtattataaaaaataacataaatactTTGATACTGTTGCCACGACAGTGTCATAGGGACCAGCAGCTTTCAGTAAAGGTTTGAGAGCATTTGCCAAATTTTCTTCTGTCCCCCtcctggaaaaggaagagatgTGGTACATCTGAGAATGGGCATGTTAACCTTAAATAGAGAACCTTGTCCGGTGGCTCCATATATGCTAGTGAAGCATTATTCAAGGCAACAtcttacaaattttttttttctgtttctttgtttgtttgttttcctttcatttgagTGCAGAAGGCCGTTGCTGAAAGGGGACTTCAGGGAGTGAGTGGAGTATGACTCAGCAGGGAGCTGTTCTTCAGGGTTACAATAATGAACTAGTGAAATGCATTGAAGATTTATGTATGCAAAAAGAAGAACTGAACAAACAAATCCAgcaagcagaagaggaaaagaataaacTCCAGCATGAAATCCAAGTCCTCAGTGAACAGCTGGAGTGTGTATGTGAAAACCTGGCCCAAAAAGTGGCTTCACGGAATGAACTTGATAAAATACTTGCTGAAACAGAAGCTGCTTACATGAAGATTTTGGATAGCTCTAGAACTTTACTTAATGTCCTGAAGAAGGAAGTGGGAAGTTTAAAGCATTCACCAGATCTGAAAACCAATGTAACGTGAAACAGTCAAATGTTTGGACTCTGCAGTGCTAAAATTCCACTAGGTGAGAAATGTGGTCAGCCACAGAGCCTTACAGCCTCAGTATAAGCAGAGAGGGATTTTCTTCCAGTCTTTCTgtatgttttattattttcaaatgcacTAGAAAATAGATTAAATAAAGTTGCcgttttgcttttaaaaaatctactTAATTGAACACTACAAAAAATAGCAGAGAGGTAATTGAGGTAGATGGGAGACTGTCAGTTTTGACATCATTGTGCTTCAAGGCTTAGAAAAAAGGCATGTTTTATGATGGCTTCAGGTAGCTCCCAGTAAATGATTCTTTAAAAACTAGTGGATGCAAGTCAATCAGATGCTACTTCACTTAACAAATGCTTAGGCTTTACTATTGGGACCAAATAGAAATGAGCTATTTAGCTTCCTCTAGGAGCTTGGAGTTCTGATGCATGCACAAAGACAGCCCCGGTTACAGTAATTGCCCACTTAAATAATAGAAGTAAGAAATCAGGAACAATGCAGGGCATGGAGGCCTAAAATTTTGCACTGTATGTGGTTCATACATCTTCTGAGGCTATTCTTCAAGACCTTGTTTAGAAAGGAGGTGTGCTGCAGTGAAAGTCAGGTTCGGTGCAAGTGCAGACAGCGACACCATGAAGGCTTGGACCAGTAATTCCCTTGGAGGTAAAAAAATGTGTCAATAGAAACTAGAAGTCCTGAAAAACCACTGGGGTCCAGTTAAAAATACAGAGGTAAATAGAAGATTAAAGAAGATAATCCTGGCTAAAAGCCAGTAATACAATGTCTGGAATCCTTTTTAGTGCCTTTTAGCTCCATACTGATCCATGAAATAACTGTAGTAAGATTGTGGAGAATAAGGAACATCCTGAAATGAtgtgaaagaaatacaaatggaaggttaaagaagaaaatgagaagtgGTTTACAGCTGTCAGCCATTCTTACAGAGGACATGAAAATAGAACTTAGTTTAGAGATCAGGGATGACATAACAGCATGGCATAAATTTCAATTTAatgctggtttttgtttctgctgaacCTCTCTGTTCTGCAGAAATCTCTCTCAGCAGTATGTGCACATACACGTGCATTTTGTCCCCCTCATTTGTGTGTTACAACAGTAACTTTTTAAACTGTGTCTTGTGAAATCTTCATTCAATACCAATTAATTAAATTGGAAGAAGTGCAGTTGAAATCTCCTGACTTGATAGTGGTGTGTCTGTCAGGTGCACATACAGAGGGAATGGAGATGTGAATAATTTTGGTAATAGCTCTTCATCAATAATAGGGAGCAAATTTATGTTCTAGTTGCCAAGCTACATCAGGGATGAGTGTGACTGAGCTAATCACAGTTTACTTGTATGGCACTCCAGAGGCTTCCCTCTGGGGGATTCCCAGTGGGCAATGCAGAGGTGATAAAAGTACATTATCTCAGGGGCTTTGCTGTTGTACTGCAGCACTCAGGTTTGTTTGCCTTAGAGTAATCATAAATAATGCTTCTTGTTCTAATGAAGCTGATAAAACAAAAGAAGCTTTAAGAGAAGCCTTGTAAGACTTTAAAGAAATCTACTTCACAGCCATTATTACGTCTAGTTGTAGCTATTACAATGTCAAAACTAAGTAACTGGAGAtgcttgattttattttttgctaaaaaaacTAAGGGAAAAATGTAATTGTTGACTAGTACTTGTGCACATACAGGGGCCTCCCAACATTCAAATAAAAAGTTGAAATGTTGCTAAGATTCCATTCAGTGATCCCAATCTAAAGTTTCCatttaaattcacatttaaaagTGGAGAGAAATAATAGATCTCTAGGGCCTGCCTATTTTTAGAATAACTCTCTAGTGTGGTAGTCATCATGTACCTTTAGAGTTGCTACTCAGAAATAGTGTTTAGGATTATTATCTGTATTTATCCAAATGAACCCTTTTATTGAACTGGTAAtctttttcactgctttttcagACACTATAAATCTTGGCCTGAATAGCTTTTATTAAACGACTTCACTTTGTTCAGAAGACATGCAGACTAAGTTGTTCCAAAGTATTGCTGGAAGAGAAGTGATAATTTGCaaatggcagcagctctgcgGGTAT includes:
- the LOC103812756 gene encoding microtubule nucleation factor SSNA1-like, with the protein product MTQQGAVLQGYNNELVKCIEDLCMQKEELNKQIQQAEEEKNKLQHEIQVLSEQLECVCENLAQKVASRNELDKILAETEAAYMKILDSSRTLLNVLKKEVGSLKHSPDLKTNVT